The genomic interval CGATCGCACCCGCGGCGACGATCGCAAGGCCGACCGTCCACGCGCCACCGAACGGCCACAGCGCGATGCCGATCGCGGCGGGGCTGACGGCCATCGCGATGAAGCCGACCCGCATGAGCCAGCCGTGACTTCCGAGGGAGTACTCGCTGATCATCCGCCAGGACGGGTCGTACTCCGGCTCCACGAAGTGCAGGATGCCGATCAGCACCACGCAGAACATGCCGGCGACGATCGCGGTGATGGCAGCCACGTCCGCACCGGTCACGGGTTGTCCTCCTGCCTGCATCGCACTCTATCCCCCGCGCATCCGAGCCCGGCCCTAGGCTGGGGCGCATGGACATCCGCGTCGCCGCGTACGCAGTGATCACGGATGCCGAGGACCGCATTCTGCTCGCACATTGGAACGAGGGTCGCCGCGCCGCGTGGACACTGCCGGGCGGCGGCCTCGAGCCCGGCGAAGATCCCGACCGCGCAGCCCGACGCGAGGTTCGCGAAGAGACCGGCTACAAGGTCGCGATCGAGCAGCTGCTCGGCATCCATTCGCGTGTCATCCCGGTCAGCAAGCGCATGGCCGAAGACGCGGTCAACCCGCTGCATGCGATTCGGATCGTCTACCGCGCGCGGATCACCGGAGGGAGGCTGCGCGACGAGATCGACGGATCGACCGATCGCGCGGAGTGGTTTCCCCTCGCGAGCGTGCGCGAGTTGCAGCGGGTGAAGCTCGTGGACATCGGCCTGCAGATGGCGGGTATCCAATAGCGACGGATGCCGTCACCCGACCGGCTGCGAGATGTCGGCGACCGTCGCGTCGTAGGCCGCGATGAGATCGTCCGCGGCCACGAAGAGGCTGTACCCGTGAGCGCCGGCACCCATCGCGATACGCTCGCCGACGATCCTCTCGTCGGCGTAGATCGGCCACTCGGTGCTGCTGCCGATCGGCACGATCGTTCCACGCTCGTATCCCGTCGCTGCGAGCGCGCGGACGGGATCGGGAAGCTGGAGCTTGTTCACACCCACAACTGCGCGCAACTTCGGCCATGAGATGGCGCGATCGCCCGGCACGAGCGCGAAGAGATACGTGTCGTCACTGCGCTTGACGACGAGGGTCTTCACGATTCCGGCCGCCGGGATGCCGAGCAGCGCTGCCGCCTCGGTCAGGCTGTTCGCCACCGGACGTTCCCGGAGCTCGATGGTCAGACCTCGAGCGGATGCCGCTTCTCTTACCCGATGAAGCGGATCAGGCATCCGGGGCGCGCAGCGGGTCGTCCGCGACCCACAGCTCGTCGTCGGCGCGAAGCGTCTGCCACGCCGCATAGAGGATTCCGAGCGCCGCCGCGACGCCGAGGATGATGGCGATGACGCCACCGGCCCCCATGCCGGACTTCGCCGGTGGCGGCGGAGGCTTCAGGAGAGCCTTCGGCAGTGGGATGTTGATGCCGTGGTCCGACGCGAGCTTCGCGCGGGTTTCGAGGGCGGCATCCCACACCGAGAGTGCCGACCCGACGACGGCACCGGCCGCGGGCACGACACGACCGTTGAACACCTGCTTGGACGTCTTCACGCCCTTGTCGACGTACGGCGCCGCGTACCTGTCGTACGTCTCCTGCACCTGCGGCGCCACGTGCTCGCGACCGAGGTGCCCGAGCTGACGGCTCGCCTCCCTGGCGACGGAGGCGGCTTCACCCACCAGCACCTGCTGGGCTTCCCACAGGCTGTTGGCCTGCGTCTGAAGCTTGTTGAGTTCCTTCTTGCGCTTGCGGCTGAGGCTCACGAGGGCCCTCCCAATCGACCGGGGACGTGGTTCTCCCCATACTGTCAGACCCGGCGCAGGACGGGAGGGGTTGCACAGAAGTCTGAAAGAATGTACTCATGCCGATTCACACAGCTGTCGCCACCCTTCACACCAACTATGGCGACGTCGTCGTCAACCTCTTCGGCGACCACGCGCCGGGCACGGTCCAGAACTTCGTCGGCCTCTCGGACGGAACGGGCACGTGGACCGACCCCCGCACCGGCAAGCCGGGCGAGGGTCCGCTCTACAACGGGGTCGTGTTCCACCGCATCATCTCGGGCTTCATGATCCAGGGCGGTGACCCGCTGGGTCAGGGCACCGGCGGCCCGGGCTATAACTTCAACGACGAGATCAACAGCGAACTGACGTTCACCGCTCCCTACAAGCTGGCGATGGCGAACGCGGGTCTTCGCCGCAACGCGATCACCGGTCAGGCCGAGGGCACGAACGGATCGCAGTTCTTCATCACGGTGCCGGGTCAGGGCGGACGCGGTCCGGAATGGCTGCAGGGCAAGCACACGATCTTCGGCGAGGTGGCGGATGACGCATCCAAAGAGATCGTCGACACGATCGCGGGCGTCCCCACGGCATCCGGCGACCGCCCGATCGAGCCTGTGGTCATCGAGTCGATCGACATCGTCGCGGTCTAGGGCGGCCGCCCGCCTGTGACCACGGACGAGTTCCGCCGCAATCGCGAAAACTTCTGCTACCGGCATCCTGACCGCCAGAGCTTCGTGCTCTGCCAGCGGTGTCTGCGGACGATCTGCCCGGAATGCCAGACCCAGGGCGCGGTCGGAGTCATCTGCCCCGAATGCCTGAAGGATCAGCAGAAGGCTGCGTCGCCCGCGCAGACGAAGGCGGAGCGTCGGTGGTCGCGCCCACGTGCCGTCGCGGTGCGGGACTCACGTCCGCTCGCAACGTACGCCATCGTCCTCATCACGTCGGTCGCTTACCTCGTGACGATGATCCCCGGGTTCGGAACGCGGGTGCAGAACTCTCTCGTCTTCCTCGCGCCACTGCTGTACCCGGAACTCTCGGGCACCTTCGAACCCTGGCGACTGCTCACCGTGACGGTCGTGCACGGAGGTCTCTGGCATCTCGCGTTGAACATGCTCGCACTCTGGATGATCGGGCGAAGCCTCGAACCGCTTCTCGGCCGTGGCCGATTCCTCACGCTCTATCTGCTGAGCGCTCTCGGAGGCTCCGTTGCCGTCGCGCTCCTGTCGTTCACGACGCCGGTGGTCGGGGCCTCGGGTGCCATCTTCGGGCTCTTCGGCGCGCTTCTCGTGATCGGGCGGCACATCGGAGCGAATGTCGCCGGCATCGCCCTCGTGCTGGGGATCAACCTCGTCATCGGGTTCATCCCCGGTTTCAACGTGGCGTGGCAGGCCCACGTCGGCGGGCTCGTCACCGGCGCGCTCATCGCGTTCATCTTCACGCGCACGCGATCGCCGCAACAGCGGTGGCTGCAGATCGTACTGCTCGGCGTCGTCGGCGTGGTGCTGCTCGCACTCCTGCTCGTGCCGCCGCTGTTCTACTTCTGACGCGGGGGCCGGGAGTTATCCACAGGTTCATCCACAGGTGGGGATGAATCACACGGGTGTAGTTCGGGCTCTAGCGCCAGCGCGTCGTCATGAGGAAGCCGACGAATGCGATACCGAAGCCGATGACGAGGTTCCATGCCCCGATACCGGGGATGGGGTACTGCATGCCGCTCACGTAGAAGACGAGCACCCATACCAGGCCGATCAGCATCAGGCCGATCATGATCGGCTTGAACCACACCGGGTTGGGTGCGGCCTCGCCTTCTGCTTGCTCGACGAGCGAATCGTCATCTTTGCCGGGTCGTGCCATGCCCACAGTCTATCTGCCAGCCGCGGCACAGCATGCGCTGACTAGAATCCCCCTGTGGATGAAGCGCCGGCCGGCCACGCGGAGGGTGAGACCGCTCCCCGCGAAGGTGGGCGCACACCCGCTTCGCCGAAGCCTCGCAGACGCGCTTCCGTCGTGGGGGTGATGGGCGAGATCCTCATCACCGCGGGGGTCGTGACCCTTCTCTACGTCGGATGGCAGCTGTGGATCGGCGACATGATCTATGGCGCGGAGCGCAACGCGACGGGACACGAGCTCTCGCAGACCTGGGCCGAGCAGTACGTCCCGCAGCTCACGCCTGACACCGATGGCGACGCGCCCGGCGATCCCGTCACGGCGGATCCCGTCATCCTCACGCAACCGGCCGATGGCGAGACGTTCGGCATCATGCGCATCCCCCGGTTCGGCGCCGACTACGCGGTCCCGATCGCCGGCGGTATCACGCGGTCGGGCACCCTCGACAACATCGGCATCGGCCACTACCCCGGTTCGAAGATGCCGGGCGAGGTCGGCAACTTCGCCCTCGCCGCCCACCGGACCACATACGGCAAGCCGTTCAATCGCATCGCCGACCTCAGGGTGAACGACGCGATCGTGATCGAGACCCGGGACGGCTGGTACACGTATCGTTTCCGCACTCTCGAGTACGTCACCCCGAACGCGGTCGAGGTGCTCCTCCCGGTGCCGCAGGAGCTCGACGCGCCGGCCGGAACCCGGTACATCACCATGACCAGCTGCAGCCCGATGTACGCGATGAGCGAGCGGATCGTCGCCTACGGCGTCTTCGAGTCGTTCACCCCCAGATCAGCGGGCGCACCGCAGTCGGTCTCCGAGGCGGCAGCCTGATGTATGCGGCGCTGTGGCACATCCTCCCTGGCCCCTGGTGGGTGCGCGTGCTGATTCTCGTGGTCCTCGTCATGGCGGTGCTGTACGGGCTGTTCTACTATGTCTTCCCCTGGGTGAGCCAGTTCGTGAACCCGCAAGAGGTGACGGTCCAGTGATCTCCGGCACGACCCGCCGATGAGCCGCGCCGCCGTTCTCGTCGTCGACAACCACGACAGTTTCGTCCACACCCTGGTCGGCTATCTCCACGAACTCGGCGCAGAGACCGACCTCGTCGAGGCGGATGCGATAACCGATCCGGCGGAGGCGATCAGCGACTACCGCGGCATCCTCATCTCTCCCGGTCCCGGCGCACCCGCGGATGCCGGCGCATCGGTCGAGGTGGTCCGCGCGGCGGCGGATGCCGGCATCCCGCTTCTCGGTGTCTGTCTCGGCCACCAGGCGATCGGCGAGGCGTTCGGCGCAACCGTCGACCACGCGCCAGAGCTGATGCACGGCATGACCTCGCTCGTCGAGCACGACGGCAGCCCGCTGTACGCCGGCCTGCCGAATCCCTTCACGGCCACCCGCTACCACTCGCTGGCGATCGTGAACGACAGCCTGCCACGCGAACTCGTCGTGACGAGCCGCACGGCGAGCGGCGTCATCATGGGCATCGCGCATCGGACGGCGGCGGTGCAGGGCGTGCAGTTCCACCCCGAGAGCGTGCTCACCGAAGGCGGTCACCGCCTGCTGGGCAATTGGCTGCAGACGGTGGGACTCCCGGATGCCGCGGCTCGCGGCGCCGCGCTGCATCCACGACGCTGACGACCGTGACCGTCAGGGACCGGAGCAGAAGTTCAGGGTGACGGTCGAATGGATCGGCACGTCGCCCGGAGCGAGTGACTGCGATGCGACCGTCGGGGGTGCGGCCGCCTTGCAGCTCGTGTCCTCCTGCGTCGTGACGGTGAGCCCGAGGTCTTCGAGTTCACGGGTCGCCGCATCGACGGTGTAGCCCGTCACATCGTTGATCGTGACGCGACCGGACGCGACGACGAGATTCACGGTGGTGCCGACCGCGATCTCCGCTCCCTCGGTCTGGTCGGCCGAGATCACCGTCTGCGCGGCGAGCGACTGGTCGTTGCGCTGCGTGATGGTGCCGAGTACGAGGTCAGCGTCCTTCAACGCGGCGGCAGCGGCATCCTGAGACAGCCCTTCCACCACGGGCATTGTCGCCATCTCCTGGCCGAGCGAGACGTACACGCGGATGTTCTGACCGGGCGTCACCGAGGCGCCCGCCTCGGGATCGGTGCGGATGACATTGCCGATGGCCACGTCGGAATTGGGCTCGTCGACGCGGAACGCCGGCAGATCCTCGGACTCGAGCTCGGTGTTCGCCCGCTCGTAGGTCATGCCGGTCACATCGGGCACGATTCGCGAATTGGTGGGCACGTCATCGGTCGGGCGGATGGTGAGCACCCAGAAGAGCACCGAGATGAGGAGCACCGCGAGAAGGCCGACGCCCGCCCAGATCCACGCGACCGGGGGTCCCGCCTGCGTCCGCTTCATCGTCGTGTCGGTGCTCAGCTGACGCAGCGACCGGGCGGTCTCGGCCGCCTGACGCGGATTCGGGCCGTACAGCTCGCTGGTGAGCGCCCCGACCTGACGCTTCGACGGCGAACGGCCGTCGACGGTCGCGTCGATCGCCTCGCGGAAGGTCGCCGCGTCCTGGTACCGCTGGAACGGGTCCTTCGCGAGGGCACGCAGCGCCACGGC from Microbacterium pumilum carries:
- the pknB gene encoding Stk1 family PASTA domain-containing Ser/Thr kinase; translation: MQGVTVTAEPRVLSGRYRVDEAIGRGGMASVYRGYDLTLGRDVAIKVLDRELANDNAFRTRFRLEAQAASRMAHPTIVRVYDAGEDSETAPDGTVRAVPYIVMELVRGRLLKDIIAAGPVPVEDTVRYIDGILEALEYSHRAGVVHRDIKPGNVMVTDAGQVKVMDFGIARAVSDSSATVAETTAIIGTAAYFSPEQAKGEPVDARADLYSTGVVLYELLSGRQPFRGESPVAVAYQHVSEAPVPPSEINESVPRSLDAVALRALAKDPFQRYQDAATFREAIDATVDGRSPSKRQVGALTSELYGPNPRQAAETARSLRQLSTDTTMKRTQAGPPVAWIWAGVGLLAVLLISVLFWVLTIRPTDDVPTNSRIVPDVTGMTYERANTELESEDLPAFRVDEPNSDVAIGNVIRTDPEAGASVTPGQNIRVYVSLGQEMATMPVVEGLSQDAAAAALKDADLVLGTITQRNDQSLAAQTVISADQTEGAEIAVGTTVNLVVASGRVTINDVTGYTVDAATRELEDLGLTVTTQEDTSCKAAAPPTVASQSLAPGDVPIHSTVTLNFCSGP
- a CDS encoding peptidylprolyl isomerase; this translates as MPIHTAVATLHTNYGDVVVNLFGDHAPGTVQNFVGLSDGTGTWTDPRTGKPGEGPLYNGVVFHRIISGFMIQGGDPLGQGTGGPGYNFNDEINSELTFTAPYKLAMANAGLRRNAITGQAEGTNGSQFFITVPGQGGRGPEWLQGKHTIFGEVADDASKEIVDTIAGVPTASGDRPIEPVVIESIDIVAV
- a CDS encoding anthranilate synthase component II yields the protein MSRAAVLVVDNHDSFVHTLVGYLHELGAETDLVEADAITDPAEAISDYRGILISPGPGAPADAGASVEVVRAAADAGIPLLGVCLGHQAIGEAFGATVDHAPELMHGMTSLVEHDGSPLYAGLPNPFTATRYHSLAIVNDSLPRELVVTSRTASGVIMGIAHRTAAVQGVQFHPESVLTEGGHRLLGNWLQTVGLPDAAARGAALHPRR
- a CDS encoding DNA helicase; the encoded protein is MSLSRKRKKELNKLQTQANSLWEAQQVLVGEAASVAREASRQLGHLGREHVAPQVQETYDRYAAPYVDKGVKTSKQVFNGRVVPAAGAVVGSALSVWDAALETRAKLASDHGINIPLPKALLKPPPPPAKSGMGAGGVIAIILGVAAALGILYAAWQTLRADDELWVADDPLRAPDA
- a CDS encoding rhomboid family intramembrane serine protease, which translates into the protein MTTDEFRRNRENFCYRHPDRQSFVLCQRCLRTICPECQTQGAVGVICPECLKDQQKAASPAQTKAERRWSRPRAVAVRDSRPLATYAIVLITSVAYLVTMIPGFGTRVQNSLVFLAPLLYPELSGTFEPWRLLTVTVVHGGLWHLALNMLALWMIGRSLEPLLGRGRFLTLYLLSALGGSVAVALLSFTTPVVGASGAIFGLFGALLVIGRHIGANVAGIALVLGINLVIGFIPGFNVAWQAHVGGLVTGALIAFIFTRTRSPQQRWLQIVLLGVVGVVLLALLLVPPLFYF
- a CDS encoding class E sortase — protein: MGEILITAGVVTLLYVGWQLWIGDMIYGAERNATGHELSQTWAEQYVPQLTPDTDGDAPGDPVTADPVILTQPADGETFGIMRIPRFGADYAVPIAGGITRSGTLDNIGIGHYPGSKMPGEVGNFALAAHRTTYGKPFNRIADLRVNDAIVIETRDGWYTYRFRTLEYVTPNAVEVLLPVPQELDAPAGTRYITMTSCSPMYAMSERIVAYGVFESFTPRSAGAPQSVSEAAA
- a CDS encoding YbaK/EbsC family protein, with translation MPDPLHRVREAASARGLTIELRERPVANSLTEAAALLGIPAAGIVKTLVVKRSDDTYLFALVPGDRAISWPKLRAVVGVNKLQLPDPVRALAATGYERGTIVPIGSSTEWPIYADERIVGERIAMGAGAHGYSLFVAADDLIAAYDATVADISQPVG
- a CDS encoding cell division protein CrgA, whose translation is MARPGKDDDSLVEQAEGEAAPNPVWFKPIMIGLMLIGLVWVLVFYVSGMQYPIPGIGAWNLVIGFGIAFVGFLMTTRWR
- a CDS encoding NUDIX hydrolase, translated to MDIRVAAYAVITDAEDRILLAHWNEGRRAAWTLPGGGLEPGEDPDRAARREVREETGYKVAIEQLLGIHSRVIPVSKRMAEDAVNPLHAIRIVYRARITGGRLRDEIDGSTDRAEWFPLASVRELQRVKLVDIGLQMAGIQ